A portion of the uncultured Bacteroides sp. genome contains these proteins:
- a CDS encoding helix-turn-helix domain-containing protein — translation MANRRVMTMNTKEASILDLFKMNGENGNNCANINFIVSNTDADDLDIVGHPVIVSSVICAMCVRGEAILRINFETYSLSQGAFIILAPGSMFLCEEGNYSEDFMMYYISFSPDYVKDISFGHAHMIYDIKNIPYIRMDDQEYESILGIYNYLNLRYQDFGHPYRKEVLQHSLLAAIYDFSVIYDKYTLLISESGKDSYLTKFSDLLFRHYKRHRKTSFYADNLNITPKYLSKIIKEKTGNSVQNWIFQLILFETKSLLRSTNMNITEIAEYFNYPDATSFGKFFKKHEKVTPIEYRNMKN, via the coding sequence ATGGCAAATCGTAGGGTGATGACTATGAACACAAAAGAAGCTTCGATTCTTGATCTTTTCAAGATGAATGGGGAGAACGGAAATAATTGTGCGAACATTAATTTTATTGTATCGAATACTGATGCAGACGATCTGGATATCGTTGGTCATCCAGTGATAGTGAGTTCTGTTATATGCGCCATGTGTGTTCGTGGAGAGGCTATTCTCCGCATTAATTTCGAGACTTATTCTCTTTCTCAAGGGGCATTCATTATTCTGGCTCCAGGTTCCATGTTTCTTTGCGAAGAAGGAAATTACAGTGAGGACTTTATGATGTATTACATCTCTTTTTCACCTGATTATGTGAAAGACATCAGTTTTGGTCATGCTCACATGATCTATGACATTAAGAACATTCCATATATTCGGATGGACGATCAGGAATATGAAAGTATTCTTGGTATTTATAATTATTTGAATTTGAGATATCAGGATTTTGGTCATCCTTACAGGAAAGAAGTGCTTCAGCATAGCTTGTTGGCGGCAATCTATGATTTTTCTGTTATTTATGATAAATATACCCTTTTGATAAGCGAATCGGGTAAGGACTCGTACTTAACTAAGTTCAGTGACTTGCTTTTTAGACATTATAAACGTCACAGGAAAACCAGCTTCTATGCAGACAATTTGAATATCACCCCTAAGTATCTTTCGAAGATCATAAAAGAGAAAACAGGAAATTCTGTGCAGAATTGGATTTTTCAATTGATTTTGTTCGAAACGAAATCTCTACTCCGGTCCACCAATATGAATATTACTGAGATTGCCGAATATTTCAATTATCCTGATGCAACAAGCTTTGGGAAATTTTTCAAAAAACATGAAAAAGTAACTCCGATAGAATATAGAAATATGAAGAATTGA
- a CDS encoding ATP-binding protein, translating to MKQNNPFLIYGYTSPEYFCDRKKETDTILSALENERNLTLIAPRRMGKTGLIKNTFHLMKQAKVDVKCFYIDIYPTNNLNDFVSLVGSSVLGQLDTLSQGVLKKITGFFKSCRPTITVDEATGMPTVSLEIVPEQEGITLKEIFDYLAASGKQCYIAIDEFQQITEYPEKGVEAMIRSYIQFIPNVHFIFAGSKQHIMTEIFVSAKRPFYQSTQMMALAEINEEIYYDFAKSFFEKEGKVLLPEAFQYIYQKFSGHTWYIQSILNRLYGYNIKQITTEIVENAIQEIILENEFIFQNYLSLLTDNQAKIIKAIAKEESVSAVNSNKFISKHNLKAASSVNTALKTLIDKELVYKNEETYTVYDRFFGQWLKKQRF from the coding sequence ATGAAACAGAATAATCCATTTCTAATATACGGATATACCAGTCCTGAATATTTCTGCGACAGGAAGAAAGAAACAGATACGATCTTATCTGCACTTGAGAATGAACGAAACCTGACTCTGATTGCTCCTCGAAGAATGGGAAAAACAGGGCTTATCAAAAATACGTTTCATCTAATGAAGCAGGCTAAGGTGGATGTCAAATGCTTCTATATTGATATTTATCCGACCAATAATTTGAATGATTTCGTATCATTGGTAGGGAGTAGCGTATTAGGGCAGCTGGATACTTTATCACAGGGGGTTTTGAAAAAGATCACAGGGTTCTTTAAAAGTTGCAGACCCACCATCACGGTAGATGAAGCGACCGGTATGCCAACCGTCTCACTAGAGATAGTACCTGAACAAGAAGGCATTACGTTAAAGGAAATTTTCGATTATCTGGCAGCTTCGGGTAAACAATGCTATATCGCCATCGATGAGTTTCAGCAAATCACAGAATACCCGGAAAAAGGCGTGGAAGCAATGATCCGCTCTTACATCCAGTTTATTCCTAATGTACATTTCATTTTTGCAGGAAGCAAACAGCATATTATGACTGAAATATTTGTCTCTGCCAAAAGACCCTTCTATCAAAGTACACAAATGATGGCACTCGCAGAAATCAACGAAGAGATATATTATGATTTTGCTAAAAGTTTCTTTGAGAAAGAAGGGAAGGTACTTTTACCAGAAGCTTTTCAGTACATCTATCAAAAATTCAGCGGACATACTTGGTATATACAGTCGATACTAAATAGATTGTATGGCTATAATATAAAACAGATTACAACGGAGATAGTAGAGAATGCCATACAAGAGATCATTCTAGAAAATGAATTTATCTTCCAAAATTATCTATCCCTACTGACTGATAATCAGGCGAAAATTATCAAGGCAATAGCAAAGGAAGAATCTGTGTCTGCCGTTAATTCGAACAAGTTTATCAGCAAACACAACCTGAAAGCAGCAAGCAGTGTGAATACAGCCTTAAAAACATTAATAGACAAAGAGTTGGTGTACAAAAATGAAGAGACTTATACTGTATATGACCGATTTTTCGGGCAATGGCTAAAGAAACAACGCTTTTAA
- a CDS encoding fimbrillin family protein, protein MKKIFMFAAIASMMLASCSNEDETTTTPAGKSELGVSAVITGAVVTRGLTDAFAAENTIGVFIDNQTGIETDYTPATATYTYGATNWAAPALGKIYLTNQIATVYAFYPRGIEGDVDFTAKTLKVNVDSVQNFSATSQKDYMYATARSGAEGSYTYPLAVASNAVGNYDVSLFFHHVLSKLSFIVNKDATYTGAGLLTSVRLTKDAGFLAGSDLGTVSLGDGVISGLHATYGIVFTGSTTINAAAGTTVLVEGLVAPIIATTGISLTLTIDGKNMIVTLPAAAPAAAWLQGKNYTYTINVKGTELSVVSVAITAWDDLAGGSTDAN, encoded by the coding sequence ATGAAAAAGATTTTTATGTTCGCAGCTATCGCTTCTATGATGCTAGCGAGCTGTTCAAACGAAGATGAAACAACTACAACACCGGCGGGAAAGAGTGAGCTTGGTGTTTCTGCAGTCATCACAGGGGCAGTGGTTACTCGTGGATTAACAGATGCTTTCGCAGCTGAAAACACAATTGGTGTTTTCATCGATAATCAAACAGGAATTGAAACTGATTATACACCTGCAACAGCTACGTATACTTATGGTGCTACTAATTGGGCAGCTCCTGCTTTAGGTAAAATTTATCTGACTAATCAGATAGCTACCGTATATGCTTTCTATCCTAGAGGAATTGAGGGAGATGTTGATTTTACGGCTAAAACACTTAAAGTGAATGTTGACTCTGTACAGAACTTTAGTGCTACTTCTCAAAAAGATTATATGTATGCTACTGCCAGATCTGGAGCAGAAGGATCGTATACATATCCTTTAGCGGTAGCTAGTAATGCTGTCGGTAATTATGATGTAAGTTTGTTCTTTCATCATGTGTTGAGTAAACTGTCTTTTATCGTCAATAAAGATGCTACTTATACAGGAGCAGGATTATTGACTTCAGTAAGGTTGACAAAAGATGCAGGATTTCTTGCGGGATCTGATCTTGGAACTGTTAGTTTGGGCGATGGTGTCATATCAGGATTACATGCAACGTATGGCATTGTCTTTACCGGATCAACGACGATAAATGCGGCGGCTGGTACTACTGTTCTTGTTGAGGGATTGGTTGCTCCTATCATTGCAACTACGGGCATAAGCCTTACATTAACTATTGACGGTAAAAATATGATTGTAACTCTTCCTGCTGCTGCTCCAGCTGCTGCATGGTTGCAAGGGAAGAATTATACCTATACTATTAATGTAAAAGGTACTGAATTGAGTGTTGTTTCTGTTGCAATAACGGCTTGGGATGATTTAGCCGGAGGATCAACAGACGCAAACTAA
- a CDS encoding glycosyl hydrolase → MSQEALRACFRNPSEEAKPWTFWYWMYGAVSKEGIKADLEAMKEVGLGGAYLMPIREPSRWPNYEGAVKQLTPQWWEMVRYSMQEADRLGLKLGMHICDGFALAGGPWITPKESMQKVVWSDTIVSGGMIKKLVLARPEAYEGYYEDIALLALPVSEEGDQALLKRGMQKHSVNLSIQGTSKSPLYKITCGNTDTGKAIDPSKGITIAEDGVIRSSLPCWIQYEYAQPFTCRNIEIVLNGNNYQAHRLTVMASDDGVNFREVKQLVPARQGWQNTDENSTHSIPATTARYFRFYWTPVGSEPGSEDMDAAKWKPNLKIKQLILHSEPRLNQWEGKAGLVWRVAPRTSASEIGAQDCIRKEQIINLTAFMKDGVLTAKLPVGRWKLLRMGHTSTGHTNATGGTGMGLECDKFSEAAVKKQLDNWFGAAFTQTDSVLARKVLKYMHVDSWECGSQNWSDNFPAEFLKRRGYDLMPYLPLLAGIPMDNVAKSEEVLHDVRTTIAELVVDVFYKTLATCAKPYDCESSAECVAPTMVSDGLLHYKMVDRPMGEFWLNSPTHDKPNDMLDAISGGHIYGKNIIQAEGFTELRGTWNETPAMLKTLLDRNYALGINKLFFHVNVHNPYTDRKPGMTLDGIGLFFQRDQTWWKDGAKALVDYASRCQALLQYGHPVTDIAVFTGEEIPSRAVLPERLVPSLPGIFGAERVKSEQVRLANVGQPLREQPVGVSHSANMADPDKWVNPLRGYAYDSFNRDALLRLAKAENGRMILPGGASYKALVLPLPHPMSPDSIPFSAEVQAKLDELRKAGVLIPQLPYKDDDFSAYGLQRDAIVPEEVAWTHRCGEEADIYFISNQQDKERTFTVSLRIAGKKPELWHPVTGEIDKEIAWKEVDGHTEVLLTLAAGESTFVVFHRHTVASETDLAKNSVTASIDKDEKKNVSEPIALGNRAWTVSFPLINKVLIKDTLFDWSLSEDKHVKYYSGTVTYKTSFKWSKKPKGRILLSVGKVADVATVRINGISCGIVWTAPYEVDVTDALKKGVNILQIEVTNTWANAIKGADSGKAPFKGIWTNAKYRMKEDVLIPAGLFGPVQLLQQK, encoded by the coding sequence ATGTCACAAGAGGCTCTTCGTGCGTGTTTTCGTAATCCATCAGAGGAAGCGAAGCCGTGGACATTCTGGTACTGGATGTACGGAGCTGTTTCTAAGGAAGGTATTAAGGCTGACCTAGAGGCAATGAAAGAGGTGGGTTTAGGAGGCGCTTATCTGATGCCAATCCGTGAACCATCTCGATGGCCTAACTATGAAGGTGCGGTGAAACAACTTACTCCGCAATGGTGGGAGATGGTGCGCTACAGCATGCAGGAGGCTGATCGTTTGGGGCTGAAGCTCGGAATGCATATTTGTGATGGCTTTGCATTGGCAGGTGGTCCGTGGATCACTCCGAAAGAATCGATGCAAAAAGTGGTGTGGAGTGATACGATTGTCTCCGGAGGAATGATTAAGAAACTGGTATTGGCCCGCCCCGAAGCTTATGAAGGTTATTATGAAGATATCGCTCTGTTGGCTTTACCCGTTTCAGAAGAGGGTGACCAGGCTTTATTAAAAAGAGGGATGCAAAAGCATTCGGTAAATCTTTCGATACAAGGGACTTCTAAGTCTCCGCTTTATAAAATCACTTGCGGCAATACGGATACCGGAAAAGCCATTGATCCATCCAAAGGGATAACGATAGCAGAGGATGGAGTGATTCGCTCTTCTCTTCCTTGCTGGATACAATACGAATATGCTCAGCCTTTTACTTGTCGCAACATCGAAATTGTGCTGAATGGTAATAATTATCAGGCTCACCGATTGACGGTGATGGCAAGTGATGATGGGGTGAACTTTCGTGAGGTGAAGCAACTTGTTCCTGCCCGCCAGGGTTGGCAAAATACGGATGAAAACTCAACGCATTCTATTCCTGCTACCACAGCACGCTATTTCCGCTTTTACTGGACTCCGGTTGGTAGCGAACCGGGCAGCGAGGATATGGATGCTGCAAAATGGAAACCAAACTTAAAGATCAAACAACTTATCTTACATAGCGAACCTCGTTTGAACCAATGGGAAGGGAAAGCGGGACTGGTATGGCGTGTGGCACCCCGAACATCGGCTTCGGAAATAGGGGCGCAAGACTGCATTCGCAAAGAGCAAATCATTAATCTGACTGCTTTCATGAAGGATGGAGTACTTACTGCTAAACTTCCTGTTGGCAGATGGAAACTTCTTCGTATGGGGCACACCTCTACGGGGCACACCAATGCAACAGGCGGTACCGGAATGGGATTAGAGTGCGATAAGTTTAGTGAAGCAGCGGTTAAGAAGCAGTTAGATAACTGGTTTGGTGCAGCTTTTACTCAAACAGATTCCGTGTTGGCACGCAAGGTGCTGAAATATATGCACGTGGATAGTTGGGAGTGTGGAAGTCAGAATTGGAGTGATAACTTCCCTGCCGAGTTCCTGAAACGTCGGGGTTACGACCTTATGCCTTATCTGCCTTTGTTGGCGGGTATTCCGATGGATAATGTGGCAAAGTCGGAAGAGGTGCTTCATGATGTGCGTACAACGATTGCCGAATTAGTTGTGGATGTATTCTACAAAACGCTGGCTACGTGTGCGAAACCATACGATTGCGAATCTTCTGCCGAATGTGTGGCACCAACCATGGTTAGCGATGGATTGCTTCACTATAAAATGGTTGATCGTCCGATGGGTGAGTTTTGGCTTAACAGCCCCACCCATGATAAACCGAATGACATGCTTGATGCCATAAGCGGTGGACACATCTACGGCAAGAATATTATACAGGCAGAAGGGTTTACGGAACTTCGCGGTACGTGGAATGAAACTCCTGCCATGCTGAAAACGTTGCTCGACCGCAATTATGCGTTGGGCATCAACAAGCTTTTCTTTCATGTAAATGTGCACAACCCATATACAGATCGCAAACCCGGTATGACACTAGACGGTATCGGTCTTTTCTTTCAACGAGATCAAACATGGTGGAAAGATGGAGCGAAAGCTTTGGTTGACTACGCTTCCCGCTGTCAGGCTTTGTTGCAATACGGGCATCCGGTGACAGATATTGCCGTATTTACAGGAGAAGAAATACCCAGTAGAGCAGTGTTGCCTGAACGTTTGGTTCCCTCACTCCCCGGCATCTTTGGTGCAGAACGGGTAAAGAGCGAACAAGTGCGTTTGGCTAATGTCGGTCAGCCCCTACGTGAACAACCTGTGGGAGTAAGTCATTCAGCTAATATGGCCGATCCCGATAAATGGGTAAATCCTTTGCGTGGATATGCGTACGATTCCTTTAATAGAGATGCATTGCTTCGTTTGGCCAAGGCGGAAAACGGACGGATGATACTTCCGGGTGGGGCATCATACAAGGCATTGGTGCTTCCGTTACCTCACCCGATGAGTCCAGATAGTATTCCTTTCTCTGCCGAAGTACAAGCGAAGTTGGATGAATTACGAAAAGCAGGTGTTTTGATTCCTCAGCTTCCCTATAAAGATGATGACTTCTCTGCTTATGGATTGCAGCGTGATGCAATTGTTCCCGAAGAGGTGGCATGGACACATCGTTGCGGAGAGGAAGCAGATATCTATTTTATTTCTAATCAACAAGATAAGGAACGTACTTTCACTGTCAGTTTGCGTATTGCAGGCAAGAAGCCTGAACTCTGGCATCCGGTGACAGGTGAGATTGATAAAGAAATTGCTTGGAAAGAAGTTGATGGTCACACGGAGGTATTGTTGACATTGGCTGCGGGAGAATCAACATTTGTTGTTTTTCATCGCCACACAGTTGCTTCTGAAACTGATTTGGCAAAAAACTCTGTAACTGCATCGATCGATAAGGATGAGAAGAAAAACGTCTCCGAACCAATTGCGTTAGGTAATAGAGCGTGGACCGTTAGCTTTCCACTTATCAATAAGGTACTCATTAAAGATACACTTTTCGATTGGAGCCTGTCGGAAGATAAACATGTGAAATATTACTCGGGAACGGTGACTTATAAGACGTCTTTTAAGTGGAGTAAAAAGCCCAAAGGACGAATCTTGTTATCGGTAGGTAAGGTAGCGGATGTGGCGACTGTTCGAATCAATGGAATCAGTTGCGGCATTGTGTGGACTGCTCCTTACGAGGTGGATGTGACAGATGCTTTGAAGAAAGGTGTAAACATCTTGCAGATAGAAGTGACCAATACTTGGGCGAATGCGATTAAAGGCGCCGATAGCGGAAAAGCTCCTTTTAAGGGGATATGGACAAATGCGAAATACAGAATGAAAGAGGATGTACTGATTCCGGCCGGACTATTCGGCCCTGTGCAACTTCTTCAACAGAAATAA
- a CDS encoding sialate O-acetylesterase: MNRKNIQRGTLILSFFLLAMLSVRAEVKLPSIFSDGMVMQQQSNANLWGTATAGKQVVIITGWNAKQYRTKADAAGHWAVSVATPKAGGPYTVSFNDGKVTTLKDVLIGEVWLCSGQSNMEMPMSGFKNQPVEGANMDILKSRNPKIRLFTVKRNSTIAPVNDVIGNWQEAAPKSVYDFSATAYYFGRLVQQIMDVPVGLIVAAWGGSAAEAWMTEDMLKAFPDAKIPRTIEDVKSKNRTPTVLYNGMLHPLIGLTMKGVIWYQGEDNCNRAHTYADMFATLINGWRAAWKQGDFPFYYCQIAPYDYGIITEKGKEIINSAYLREAQAQVEHRVANTGMAVLLDAGMEKGIHPVKKQVAGERLALLALSKTYGVEGVSGDSPYFDSFEIKNDTVMVHFANAPMWITGKSCFESKLFTVAGADKVFHPAKAWIVRSKMYVKSEEVLHPVAVRYAFDNYVDGDLFGGNGLPVSSFRTDNW, translated from the coding sequence ATGAATAGAAAAAACATTCAAAGAGGGACGTTGATTTTGTCTTTCTTTTTACTAGCAATGCTTAGTGTACGGGCAGAAGTGAAACTACCCTCTATTTTTTCGGATGGTATGGTGATGCAACAGCAGTCGAATGCTAATCTTTGGGGAACGGCAACAGCCGGCAAACAAGTAGTTATCATCACAGGATGGAATGCCAAGCAGTATCGCACGAAAGCGGATGCTGCAGGTCATTGGGCTGTTTCTGTGGCAACTCCCAAAGCAGGTGGTCCATACACCGTTTCTTTTAATGATGGCAAAGTAACAACGTTGAAGGATGTACTTATCGGTGAGGTGTGGCTGTGCTCGGGACAAAGTAACATGGAAATGCCGATGAGTGGATTTAAGAATCAGCCGGTAGAAGGTGCGAACATGGACATCTTGAAGAGTCGGAATCCGAAGATTCGTTTGTTTACCGTTAAGCGTAATTCGACTATTGCTCCTGTAAATGATGTTATAGGCAATTGGCAGGAAGCTGCTCCGAAATCTGTATATGACTTTAGTGCAACGGCGTATTATTTTGGTCGATTGGTACAACAGATAATGGATGTTCCTGTTGGTTTGATTGTTGCTGCTTGGGGCGGCTCGGCTGCCGAAGCATGGATGACGGAAGATATGCTGAAAGCCTTTCCGGATGCAAAAATTCCTCGTACAATTGAAGACGTAAAATCCAAGAATAGAACTCCGACCGTGCTGTATAACGGTATGCTTCATCCATTGATTGGTTTGACGATGAAGGGCGTTATTTGGTATCAGGGAGAAGATAACTGCAACCGTGCGCATACGTATGCTGATATGTTTGCCACACTAATAAACGGGTGGCGTGCGGCATGGAAGCAAGGAGATTTTCCTTTTTACTATTGCCAGATAGCTCCTTATGATTATGGAATTATCACTGAAAAAGGGAAAGAAATCATTAATTCTGCCTATCTTCGTGAGGCTCAGGCTCAGGTTGAACATCGTGTAGCCAATACCGGAATGGCTGTTTTACTTGATGCAGGAATGGAAAAAGGCATTCACCCTGTAAAGAAGCAGGTGGCTGGAGAGCGTTTGGCTCTATTGGCGTTGAGTAAAACGTATGGTGTTGAAGGAGTCAGTGGTGATAGCCCTTACTTTGATTCATTTGAGATAAAAAACGATACGGTGATGGTGCATTTCGCCAATGCTCCGATGTGGATCACCGGAAAGAGTTGTTTCGAATCCAAGCTGTTCACCGTAGCAGGAGCCGATAAAGTGTTTCATCCTGCTAAAGCATGGATTGTACGCAGCAAAATGTACGTGAAAAGTGAAGAAGTGCTTCATCCGGTGGCTGTGCGCTATGCTTTTGATAACTATGTGGATGGCGATTTGTTTGGTGGTAATGGTTTGCCGGTATCCTCCTTTCGTACGGATAACTGGTAG
- a CDS encoding DUF5703 domain-containing protein yields MRKLFSIIVVLMIGVPSLWSQHANVVWNSPSRNSSESMPCGGGDIGLNVWVEKGDLLFYISRSGTFDEHNCLLKQGRVRLRLSPNPFLNASDFQQELKLNEGYVEVSAGGTTIQLWVDVFHPLIHVELQSRQAVSAEVFYENWRYKDRPIRKGEGQQNSYKWVMAEGLATTKDSVVASKNEVMFYHHNPSNTVFDVVVAQQGMDAVKDKMMNPIKHLTFGGKLWGSNLSFLGAKGDVYAGTDYRAWHFRSVKPTRKQQIHIALYTQQTADIETWKQGLTQVITGDFQNDKKNSREWWNAFWQRSFIVAKGEAEQITRNYTLFRYMLGCNACGSAPTKFNGGLFTFDPLHVDEKLNFTPDFRKWGGGTMTAQNQRLVYWPMLKSGDADLMISQFKFYLAMLGNAELRSKVYWNHPGACFAEQIENFGLPNPAEYGFKRPDYFDKGVEYNAWLEYEWDTVLEFCQMILETKDYAGADISSYLPLIDSALTFFDEHYRYLVRQRGRKELDANGHLILFPGSACETYKMTNNASSTIAALRTVLEAYGRKPEMLAKIPPISLRTLGGKEMISPAKTWERINNVETPQLYPVFPWRIYGVDKDNLEIARNTYLYDADALKFRSHVGWKQDNIWAACLGLTDEAKRLTLLKLADGPYRFPAFWGPGFDWSPDHNWGGSGMIGLQEMLLQTNGDKILLFPAWPREWDVHFKLHAPMQTTVEAELKAGKLINLKVTPESRRKDIELWIK; encoded by the coding sequence ATGAGGAAACTCTTTTCTATAATAGTTGTGTTAATGATTGGCGTGCCGTCTCTTTGGAGTCAGCATGCCAATGTTGTTTGGAACAGTCCGAGTCGTAATTCTTCGGAATCAATGCCCTGTGGTGGTGGAGATATCGGATTGAACGTTTGGGTAGAGAAAGGGGATTTACTTTTTTACATTAGTCGCAGTGGCACGTTCGACGAACATAACTGTCTCCTCAAACAGGGAAGAGTAAGGCTTCGCTTGTCTCCGAATCCATTCTTGAATGCGTCTGATTTCCAACAGGAGCTGAAACTGAACGAGGGTTATGTCGAAGTATCAGCTGGTGGAACGACCATACAACTATGGGTGGATGTTTTTCATCCGTTGATACATGTAGAATTACAAAGTCGGCAAGCGGTTTCGGCAGAAGTCTTTTACGAAAACTGGCGATACAAAGACCGTCCCATTCGCAAAGGGGAAGGACAGCAAAATTCTTATAAATGGGTGATGGCAGAGGGACTTGCTACGACAAAAGATTCTGTTGTGGCAAGCAAGAATGAAGTAATGTTCTACCATCATAACCCTTCCAATACAGTCTTTGACGTAGTAGTGGCTCAGCAGGGAATGGATGCTGTGAAGGATAAGATGATGAACCCAATAAAGCATCTTACTTTTGGCGGCAAACTTTGGGGAAGCAACTTATCGTTTCTTGGGGCGAAGGGGGATGTGTATGCCGGTACTGATTATCGGGCATGGCACTTTCGTTCTGTTAAGCCGACCCGCAAGCAGCAGATCCACATTGCTTTATATACGCAGCAAACTGCTGATATTGAGACTTGGAAGCAGGGGCTGACGCAGGTTATTACAGGAGATTTCCAAAATGATAAGAAGAATTCCCGTGAATGGTGGAATGCTTTTTGGCAACGTAGTTTTATTGTTGCGAAGGGCGAAGCGGAACAGATTACCCGCAACTACACTTTGTTTCGCTACATGTTGGGTTGCAATGCGTGTGGCAGTGCACCTACGAAGTTTAATGGTGGTCTCTTCACGTTCGATCCTCTCCATGTAGATGAAAAGCTAAACTTTACGCCCGACTTTCGTAAGTGGGGTGGTGGAACGATGACGGCTCAAAATCAGCGATTGGTCTACTGGCCCATGTTGAAAAGTGGAGATGCGGATTTGATGATTTCTCAGTTTAAATTCTATCTGGCTATGCTAGGCAATGCGGAGCTTCGTAGCAAAGTGTATTGGAATCATCCTGGAGCTTGCTTTGCCGAACAGATAGAGAACTTCGGGCTACCCAATCCTGCTGAATATGGATTTAAGCGGCCGGACTATTTTGATAAGGGAGTAGAATATAATGCTTGGCTGGAATATGAATGGGATACGGTGTTGGAGTTTTGCCAAATGATATTGGAAACCAAAGATTATGCAGGGGCAGACATCTCTTCATATCTGCCGCTGATAGATAGTGCATTGACTTTTTTTGATGAACATTACCGCTATCTGGTTCGACAACGAGGACGCAAAGAACTGGATGCCAATGGTCATTTGATTTTGTTTCCCGGTTCGGCATGCGAGACGTACAAGATGACTAATAATGCTTCTAGCACTATTGCCGCTTTGCGTACGGTACTCGAAGCGTATGGTCGTAAACCGGAAATGCTGGCTAAGATTCCTCCTATTTCTCTGCGTACGCTCGGTGGAAAAGAGATGATTTCTCCTGCTAAAACGTGGGAACGAATCAATAATGTGGAGACTCCTCAGCTATATCCTGTCTTTCCGTGGAGAATATATGGTGTGGACAAAGATAACTTAGAGATAGCTCGCAATACTTATTTATATGATGCCGATGCATTGAAGTTTCGCAGTCATGTGGGCTGGAAACAAGATAACATCTGGGCAGCTTGTTTGGGACTGACGGATGAGGCTAAACGTTTGACTCTTTTGAAGTTGGCTGACGGGCCGTATCGTTTTCCTGCTTTCTGGGGACCGGGCTTTGATTGGTCACCCGATCACAACTGGGGAGGTAGTGGCATGATTGGTTTGCAAGAGATGCTGTTGCAGACCAATGGAGACAAAATATTGCTGTTTCCTGCATGGCCACGAGAATGGGACGTGCACTTTAAACTACATGCGCCTATGCAAACTACCGTGGAAGCAGAGTTGAAGGCAGGTAAACTAATCAACCTGAAAGTGACGCCGGAAAGTCGTCGGAAAGATATTGAATTATGGATAAAATAA